TAATTGGGGAGGCATGATGaagttggacaaagtcagcagaaTTCCTTTGCAGGGAATCGTGTATAACAAAtcacttggaatattttgaggaaataacaggcaagatagataaagcagaggcagtggatgttgtttgcttggattttcagatgagcTTTAACAAGGAAGGccgattgagaaagtaaggaagcaatgGATCAAGAACTGGCTTGCCGCAGAggacaaagagtagttgtagtcgtgtcatattctgcaaggaggtctgtgactagtggtctaTTACTAGTGGACTAGtggatgactcccatccactccataaggtACTGGTTTGGCACAGAAGTACATTtgaccagagactcattccactgagatgaaACACTGAGCGTcaaaggaagtcattcctacttgtgaccatcaaactttacaactccttcctcggagtgtcggacaccctgagccaataggctggccctggacttatttccacttggaataatttacttattattgtttaattatggttttatattgccacatttctacactattcttggttggtgtgactgtaacaaaacccaatttccctcggtaacaataaagtatatctgtctgtctgtctgtctggtgtgcctccgggatctgttctgggacctctactcttcatgatttttatgaatgacctggatgaggaagtggagggatgggatagtaagtttgctgatgacacaaaggttgggggtgttgttgatagtgtgaagggctgtcaggggttacagcaggtcattgataagatgcaaaactggactgagaagtggcaaacgGAGTTCAacactgataagtgtgaggtgattcattttgttaggtcaaatatgatggcagaatatagtattaatggtaagactcttggcagtgtggaggatcagagggatcttggggtccgagtccataggacactcaatgatgttatgcaggttgactgtgtggttaaaaaggcataaggtgcattggctttcatcaaccgtacgattgagtttaagagccgagaggtaatgttgcagctatataggaccctggttagagtccacttggagtactgtgctcatttctggttgcctcaatacaggaaagatgtggaaaccattgaaagggtgcagaggagatttacaaggatgttgcctggattggggaacgtgccttatgagaataggttgagtgaattcggccttttctctttggaacgatggaggacgagaggtgacctgatagaggtgtataaggtgatgagaggaattgatcgtgtggatagtcagaggctttttcccagcgctgaaatggctaacatgagagggaaagttgtttttacacagagagtggtgagtgtgtggaatgggcagccggGGGAGGCGTTGGAGGCGGAACCGATAGCGtgttttcagagactcctggacaggtacatggagcttagaaaactagagggctatgggtaaccctaggtaatttctaagttaagggcatgttcggcacagcattgtgggctgaagtgcctgaattgtgctgtccGGTTTCTATGAacatgcattttgtgtcaataactcaTTTGGAAATGTTGTATTTGGTCTCTTAGCCAAATAGTGGACACAGTTTGTGAACAACTGGGTTCCAAGTATTGGTCCCTACAACACCCACTGGGACATCTTACAGGCCCAGGAAGGGTCTTTAAACAGCCCGACTACCGGAACAGACGAAGGCCACTCGGCCCCTCCAAAccgtcctgtcattcaataagtcCTTGGACTGGTCCATTCGCCCCCCTCTTTGCTCGGACCATTGTCCCCACCTATGGGTCAACAGACTGCCGGTTTgacccccaatgtggtgaatccctctgttcGCCACCATTCCATCTTTCCAATAAAAtgctcccccttccttcccctaCTGGGTTCATTCCCTCCGTCCCCGGGGAGTCAGCAACAAGCCGATTCGCCAAGtgttctcctcctacctctcggcGATACATCAGACTCGGCCGCAGGGGACGCTTCAGAAGcgcccccaacttccctcggagggaagcGGAAAGAAATCAAAAAGcgggacatttactttgaggtttatcCCGCCGAGGAAGCGGGGGAGACGATCTCTCAGCTGTTCCGCCTGTACTATTGGGTGTAACGAGTaattgacatcgcttcgcaccaatggAGATAACACAGCGCCTGAATCCTCTGTTCCTCTCGGGGCCATAATCATAACTGTTGCTCGACAGATCCCactgaataaagttgaaatttcaaagtttaagtcggaaaagggagagattaatgGCGGACAGAAATCGATTGTGTCTTACATGTCCGTGAGCGGGAGGCGGAGTCCTGTGtgaaatgtttaaccatcacggtgactgaaggcagctgcaggttcatgagggactgttactgtcagattctgcagttcttgcggctgctcatcgcacccaggactgaaccctggtcactgagcattggaggagtctgttctgctgatgttagccttaaactagactggtgtttaatattgtggatctgtgacagATAAATCAATTTGTATCAACTCCCGTGTCTCAGGTACTCACGATGCAAACTAgggaggccactcggcccatctggtccctgcccatATTTCTGTTCCATATGAGTACATCAAAATCTACCCGGGCCGTTCCTCTCTCATCTCCCTGACATGACAggttgccaaccatgtaacctactctagaaaatcttagaattaccctactgcatagccacctattttcctaagctccatgtacctatctaagagtctcttaaaagactctattgtatccgcttctaccaccatcgctggcaatgcattccacacacacacaccactctttgctttaaaaccttagctctgacatctcctctgtacctacttccaagcagcttaaacctattccccctcgtgttagccgtttctgccctgggaaaaagcctctgactatccacacgaccaatgcctctcatcatcttatacacctgcatgaatttcctgcatgattttctccgggctgaacaagacgatgagctcactgtggttgtgacgttgttcagggctccggacgaagctcgggaaacaatgcttaaagtcttcagatgTTAAAGTAGAacagttcagtaatccacggaataagtgagtgggagaagagagttgtaaattcacacgaaaatgtagagagaaggcaattacgaagaattccacgcacattccacgctgggtaaacgaaataacagtcgccgaagatcttatccgtcgattagttccgaaatccacttagaaatatcaccaggtgacagtcacaggaatatcgtcttcaagtggttaccacagaacaccccgattccaggtaagggacaacaaaagtgataccacaggatactccagcaaaaCCACACATaaggattatacgaagtgacactCAAACATCTGTTGTGCACTGCGTGCTGAtgatcaacccaatcttttgTGCATGGAAGAGCTCCAACAgtttgtccctctctctctctctcactctttctcagtCTGAAGCAGTCTGTGTCTCAGTCCCGCCTCATTCAGGCACTTCAAGCGACTCCCACAGTAAGCAAACCTGCGGTCTTGCAAAACAATGcgcctctaaagtctgacagcagactagcgagtgaatcttcgatggagcagagtcagaaaccaaagagttgccagcctgagtcagggctttggggctccagagagagaatgggtcccgagtttacgaggaggaggaggaatcagaccaacaggatatggctacaaaagaaagatcagaaacatttggaaactggttgtcCGGAAAAAAGGGGATTAATATCTGCAAAATACTAGTGGAAATCAACAGATGAGGCAGAAAAtgtgaagaggaataaatagacaaggtttaggccgagccccttcagcatgtctggactgtgtactcctctgcttagttgctgcctgaactgcagagttcctccagcattttgtgtgtgtgcgtctctgtatttccaataactgcagaatctcctgtgtcttataactgcattttactttggcattagatacatgTTGATATAGAATATGgtgtttatgggagccgctttctgcgttaaaacagctgctgaTTTTAATacacacaggaaaaaaaaatgaggtatggacaatgaaccggtgcttgcagaaatgtttaatggcaacGTAATTACCCATAATGCAGTGCGTTAAAAATTTGGCCGGTCCTGAAGCAcagatgaaatgcgcaggcgtcaggctgatgacgtccccgagtatcacgcatgcgcaCAGGACCCTGAAGGCCTTAAAAATGTCGGCTGCAGGTAAGAGTTTCTCCGTGTTTTTGTCTTAAAAACCGACCGGGACATTTCCGGTGAAATCCGGACACCGTTAcccgcaatcccgggacagtcctgccctctttcctctctctcagccccacgatccgtaaacgggccccggggagcttccggctgatgagggaatgggaaccgatggatctctcagacagagctgagctatctaaatgcaaggatgaggaactcggagaaagggaacaaaatcttttgcatcagcagtagagaaaatcacctttgttctacctccaatcacaaagaagaggaaatctgcagatgctggaaatccaagcaacatacgcaaaatgccggcagaactcagcattagtactcctttccatagatgctgcctggcctgctgagtttcttcagcattttgtgtgtgttgcttgttccacCTCAttttgttctggacttttctacccgtgacgacatgttttgtaccattctctctgGGAAGATAATGATATCAaaaacctttgccctgggcaacaagtaactTTCACATCAGAAATatgccagactccaatgagacagactactgcccttcccttcatattcattggcattgccatcaccgAGTTCATCACCGTCTGTCATCTGGAGAGGgctcaggggaaatatttatgtacaacacagaaactggtgttacctgtgtgtactgtggtgatgcaaaagttgctggagaatttgcaaatgGGGAGAAGTGGAGTGAAatctggaaatctgactttttaaagcgtcatttagcaagcaagtcacatatggacagtgtgcaaaagctctggcgagaaaatccttcataacccactataggcctgctacataggttgtgtgagagagcagatgaactcgatcaaacccagaggagatcaacgTTTATATCGACATTGATTTGctagctgtgaaaatgaatacctctctatataaaattcactgtgcacatgttgtcactgggtaatAGAATGCACAGTACATGATTTATGTGCACActtgtcattacaaattagaggggacattggtgggaaggtggtgagacctccagtgtccctgatgccctcacctgcaagATGTgcctccagctgcagcttgtaaccctgcactttaaggagttgggactggaaatggatgaattccagatcatccaggagttggagggggtgatagatatgacaggaagagaggtgagttactcccaaggtgcaggacacaggaaactgggtgagaatcaggaaggggaatgaggttaaatagcatCACAAAGTACTCtagtggccatcccccacaacaacaggtggatcACTTTAGAAAGTATTACGGggggattacctggcagaggaaagtcaaaggagtGATAGGGGaatcattagttaggggaacagaacaggaaggggactaatatcctagtggtacgGCTGCGAGAGCAAGTCTGGTGGAGGGGGGTGCTGATGTGGTTAAAATGaattgtagggggaatgggagccagaatgacaggactgatagtggagagggtgaattgaattgactttcttacatacatccttcatgtacatgaaGAGTAGAAGTCTTTGTGTTAcatctctatctaaatgtgcggtgtaatttatagtaatttataataaatagtttgtGCATAGaacagtcagtataacatagatATGCAATTGTattagcatgaattaatcagtctgatagcctggtagaagatgatgtcccggagcctgttggtctttttgctgtggtaccgtttcctggatggtagcagcaggaacagttcgtggttgtggtgaattgggtccccaatatcttttgggccctttttccgcacctgtctctgtaaatgtcctgaatagtgggaagttcacatctaccgatgaactgggctgtctgcaccactctctgcaggttcctgagattaggggaagtacagttcccataccaggcagtgatgcagccagtcaggatgctctgtagaaagtccttaggatttcgGGCCCCATCcccaacttcttcaaccatctgaggtgaaagaggtgctgctgtgctcttttcacaacacagccggtatgtacagacaatcTGAGATgcctggtgatgtttatgctgaggaacttaacgctgttcaccctctcaaccccagatccaatgatgtcaagaggggttagagtgtctccattcctcctgtcatccacaaccggctcctttgtttttgtgacaatgagggggagtttgttttcttgacaccagtcagatgttgttcagacctcagacagagtcagcaatcaaatggttgagcatggtgcgatgaatgtgctgagctgtgtatatcacaatgcaagaagcatcggaggaaagccagatgagctcaggaaagggaattatgatattgtggccgttATTGGAGCTTGTTTACAaacaacagtctgagggatttagagatatttgtagagagattgcagaccatgccaagaaaaAAAGGTTGTtccagtaagtgattttaactttccatgtattgactgggactcccatactgtaaaaggattagatggggtaaagtttgacaaatgtgcccttaatcagtacgtagaattcctgatgtagaagtgtgcaataagctgttaggaaatgatccagggtGTTGACAAAAtttgtgatcataatgccatgagattcaaagtaaatatggaaaaagagaggtctggaccacgggttgagattctaaattgtagaaaggtcaattttgatggtatcagaaaggatctgacaagtgtggtttgggacaggttgtttcctggcaaaggagtacctctaagtgagaggccttcagatgtgaatttttgaggatgtagagtttgtatgtgcctgccaaaatgaaagttgaaaggtaactggaCCAGGGAACCATGCTTTTGAAGAGAAATTGAAGCCTcgtatattttgttcctctaaatgcctcagattTTTAGGTGCTACCGAGACCTATTAATGACAACAAATCATGATTCCacacactgagctcatctgacgttttttgttgtcttcttttggtttctcaaagcttccgaatagtttttgttctttgtttGCCTGCTCTTTTAGACAtttctgttggctttggcttctcattttagccacagttgtgtcctcctgTCTTTCTATTGCTTCCAATACTGTGGAATCACTCAGGTCCCGAAttgctccagaaactccagccactgctgctcaatTGTCACTCCTACCCTTTACCTTCCAagcaagtttggccagcttctctgccaTAGAAACACAGAGAAGTTCAGTGAAGAAACAGGCTCTTAGGCCCAgctagtcaatgccaaaaaagcatttaaacttgcagtgcgatctggaccagctggcaaaatggtttgagaaatggaaaatggaatttaatgcagacaagtgtgagttgttgcactttggtatgaactttattccttggaatgtagaagattgaggggagatttgattgtgatagaggggcagagatagtgtaaatgcaagttggctttctccactgagattgggtgggactacaaccagaggccttgggttaagggtgaaagttaaaatgttaagggtaacatgaggggaaactttttcacacagatagTCATCTGGGTgcagaatgagcagccagcacaagtggtgcatgcgagctcgatttcaacatttaagaggtttgtataggtacctggatggtaggggtatgggagaGGGCAGATTAAATAGttcaacacagactagatggcccaaagtgcctgtttctgtgttgcaatTTTCTATTACTGTgacaataatacaaaaattcagtCTACGTCCTTCtaacagctgtgcggaccaaccattcatatcagcaggaatttttttatatggcattaaaactgtggcacttgaagttaataatacataaaagaaaatcctagATGCAAATCCAGAACAACTATTTacgtgagactgtttcagttactgtggggccaggcacccatgctgctcggcaggaacagggaataataccaatggagagagtcaaactgagccaaagCTCAAATTGGAGACGgtagaaatgccccattcttatagagacaggaagagcatcagggaattgatggtcattccagataccagcactctgcccagtcaggagatgatttctttgtccaacttgggttgaacctcactgtaacagtgtgataccagatcagaccttggcaactcaagtaatctcatcggaaatgttgtcctaaacccattgatggattttgtaaatctttttacaggttaaaaacgggAAGGAATTcgtctccaggaagctcaaacatggcacgactattttgttgtctctgtctggATAGTTAAGAAGTGGAACATGGGATCctatcgaccatccttcctgctcagactgtggggagggattcactcggtcatctgaccaactggcaacccgtcattttacacaggagaaaggcctttcacctgatcagacagtgggaatggattcactcgtttattacaattgaaggtacatcagcaagttcacactgggcaaggccattcacctgttctgtctgtgagaaaggattcagttggtcttcccacctgtggacacaccagtcagttcacaccacaccgggcggaggctggtcatctgttgaatttctgggaaaggattcactcagtcatctgacctaatggctcaccagcaagtTCGCACAATTGAGCAGCCgatcatctgctcagtctgtgggaagagattcactcagttatccagcctacagagacatcagcgagttcacactggggagaagccgttcatctgctcagaatgcgggaagggattcactcagtcatcccaactacagtgtcatcagcgagttcacactggggagaagccgttcacctgctcagtctgtgggaagggattcactgatccatccaacctgcagagtcatcagcgagttcacactggggagaagctgttcacctgttcagaatgtgggaagagatttactcagtcatctcaactacatagtcatcagcgagttcacactggggagaggccgttcatttgctcagtctgtgggaagagattcactcattcatccaccctacagagacaccagcgagttcacactggggagaagccgttcatctgctcagaatgtgggaaggaatttactcagtcatcccaactacacagtcatcagcgagttcacactggggagaagcctttcacctgctcagtctgtgggaagggattcactgatccatccaacctacagaatcatcagcgagttcacactggggagaagccgttcagctgttcagaatgtgggaagggatttactcagtcatcccaactacagagtcatcagcgagttcacactggggagaggccgttcacctgctcagtctgtgggaagagattcactcagtcatccaacctacagagtcaccagcgagttcacaccgggcagaagccgttcacctgctcagtctgtgggaagagattctctgagTTATCCCAAGTACAGAGtcatctgcgagttcacactggggagaggccattcacctgctcagactgtgggagcagattcactcagttatccaacctacagagacatcatcgagttcacaccggggagaagccgttcatctgttcagaatgtgggaagggattcacacagtcatcccaactacagagtcatcagcgagtacacactggggagaagccattcacctgctcagtctgtgggaagggattcactgatccatccaacctacagagtcatcagcgagttcacactggggagaagccgttcgcctgtttagaatgtgggaagagatttactcagtcatcccaactacagagacatcagcgtgttcacactggggagaggccgttcagctgctcagtctgtgggaagagattcactctgtcatgcaacctacagagacatcagcgagttcacactggggagaagctattcacctgctcagtctgtgggaatggattcactcactcatccaacctacagagtcatcagcgagttcacactggggagaagccgttcacctgttcagaatgtgggaagggatttactcagtcatcccaactacagagtcatcagcgagttcacactggggagaagcctttcacctgctcagtctgtgggaagagattcactcattcatccacacTGCAGaggcaccagcgagttcacactggggagtagCCATTcgtctgctcagaatgtgggaagggattcactcattcatcccaaCTACACAGTCATGAGCaagttcacattggggagaagcGATTCCCCTGCTCAGTCtatgggaatggattcactctgtcatcccaactacagagacaccagcgaactcacactggggagaagctattcacctgctcagtctgtgggaagagattcactcagtcatcccacctacagagtcatcagcgagttcacactgagatgaagccgttcacttgctcagaatgtgggaagagattcactcaatctTCCACCATGCTGAgacaccagcgtgttcacaccaCTGAGAAGCCGTtcctctgctcagaatgtgggaagagatacattcgctcttccaccctacagagacatccgcgagttcacactgggtagatgcagtttacctgttgagaatgtgggaagggattcactcactcatcccaactactggcacaccagtcaattcacaatggggagtggccgttgttatgaatccctttgtttcatttgctgtggactgttattttgagagagacagagtgattaagaaggtgaataagtctgacttgcagcttgtttacatcactcGCAGCTTGTTGAGCTTTAACTCTGGACACAGACTCTCAGAGTCAGACGtagacgaaggaggaaaaatggaaggatcggaacaagggaactagtggccaagggtcactgtttggattTTTCCTATGCCcagaagggtgggttaattatcgattcagctTACATCAAATGTGTGGTTGTTACCTTGTTTGAGctataggagtggatctgatttgggatatcctgtgaagaccactgatgtgttaacccttgcctgggcatggtgtggtaattcatttgaagacgataccccttgtgacaagtcacgttgggtgataattagtatgtggatttggaaggatgacagataaaatctacagtgactgttctctcgttttaccaccatggaacctgtggaattcgacataattgccttctctcaacatttaccctggattacaaatatctctctcatcacctattctgtggatgaactgaactttcataatttaccatctcaagactccaagccttgtttctcccgagctcaatagtttgggagttttatttacacacatatatatacataatactattaacttctgtttatcttgtttaagttactattgttacgaaggatgaacagctctgatgggcagaagggtgcagggttgcccatgtccccctcccctgggagaattacaaaccgttactgttgccaggcagCTAATgacagagaaagagatggaacaaaaacttACTGGGACTGGATAAGGTAGAGATAACACAGGGAGGAAGAGACTTGTTGTTCCActatattatgactcctgtaagacttatggctccggagagggctgtttacttggtactattctgttcattaaaattcctcagtggacagccagagtgggctggtttgatatgctgagccattcaaaactgattgacacctgagaccccatgagtagggataaaactgaggtctggggagacacccctcagacgcaccaagaaacacactagtgagcactgcttaagtgttggaacccacgagaaagtgtggggcatcggagacctaacaaaggatcggtcaattttaactcacagtgtttatagcgaggccggtgggggcttgtgtgtgtgtccacccttatctgggtgacgagtccaccatagaagaacggtctagctaaaggacagagtggtcatacctgaatggccaacACATCaatggatcaagatcgtaaaggaaggttt
The window above is part of the Hypanus sabinus isolate sHypSab1 unplaced genomic scaffold, sHypSab1.hap1 scaffold_336, whole genome shotgun sequence genome. Proteins encoded here:
- the LOC132388494 gene encoding zinc finger protein 420-like; protein product: MAHQQVRTIEQPIICSVCGKRFTQLSSLQRHQRVHTGEKPFICSECGKGFTQSSQLQCHQRVHTGEKPFTCSVCGKGFTDPSNLQSHQRVHTGEKLFTCSECGKRFTQSSQLHSHQRVHTGERPFICSVCGKRFTHSSTLQRHQRVHTGEKPFICSECGKEFTQSSQLHSHQRVHTGEKPFTCSVCGKGFTDPSNLQNHQRVHTGEKPFSCSECGKGFTQSSQLQSHQRVHTGERPFTCSVCGKRFTQSSNLQSHQRVHTGQKPFTCSVCGKRFSELSQVQSHLRVHTGERPFTCSDCGSRFTQLSNLQRHHRVHTGEKPFICSECGKGFTQSSQLQSHQRVHTGEKPFTCSVCGKGFTDPSNLQSHQRVHTGEKPFACLECGKRFTQSSQLQRHQRVHTGERPFSCSVCGKRFTLSCNLQRHQRVHTGEKLFTCSVCGNGFTHSSNLQSHQRVHTGEKPFTCSECGKGFTQSSQLQSHQRVHTGEKPFTCSVCGKRFTHSSTLQRHQRVHTGE